A genomic window from Buteo buteo chromosome 13, bButBut1.hap1.1, whole genome shotgun sequence includes:
- the RCCD1 gene encoding RCC1 domain-containing protein 1 isoform X4 yields the protein MAAPRRAWLVFGFSTEEAAGEPGPGPGPRRLESGPEGIRRVWPAWSYVVVETGERPPPGRCPGSPFLPRCPCCPGPAWRPVPPSALPALHRDGGVSVPRGAGPLGRCCPLRPLTPNPRNGNPHPPTAPVPRDVPFLPKRRSPRGVPVPPSQRRSPRGVPFSPPSAGPPAMSPYPVSAPVPPGVSPSLPKPRSPRGVPVPPAQRPSPRGVPFPPPSAGPRDVPLPAPVPRDVCVPPPPGADGPAAAGAGLEVRSAGLRRRLPPGWTEALPSETHLVLRGPAAARAWPRAAALRGELREAAAWSRALPPPGPRRPPPLPLLPGGFATPRPPFFAALPGGVRVRRLALGQEHVLALGAAGEAYAWGGGRHGQLGHGTLESELQPRLVEALAGVPMQAVAAGGWHSASVSETGDLYMWGWNESGQLALPSKALAEERAQDEDPGAGVPGIAGSAPGPGGQQGGGELYTWGWGKYGQLGHKDNASSDQPRRVEYLVAEGLRAEEVVCGPWTTYICVLEP from the exons ATGGCGgctccgcgccgcgcctggCTCGTCTTCGGCTTCAGCACCGAGGAGGCAGCGGGGGaaccggggccgggcccggggccgcgccgccTGGAGTCGGGTCCCGAGGGGATCCGCCGCGTCTGGCCCGCCTGGAGCTACGTGGTCGTGGAGACCGGTGAgcgcccccccccgggccggtGCCCCGGGTCCCCGTTCCTGCCGCGGTGCCCGTGCTGCCCTGGGCCGGCTTGGCGCCCGGTTCCCCCTTCCGCGCTCCCCGCGCTGCACCGGGACGGCGGGGTCTCCGTTCCCCGCGGCGCCGGTCCCCTCGGTCGGTGCTGTCCGCTGCGTCCCCTGACGCCAAACCCCCGGAATGGAAACCCTCACCCTCCCACGGCGCCGGTCCCTCGGGatgtccccttcctccccaagcGCCGGTCCCCCCGGGGagtccccgtccccccctcccagcGCCGGTCCCCCCGGGGTGTCCCCTTCTCCCCGCCAAGCGCCGGTCCCCCTGCCATGTCCCCGTACCCCGTCTCAGCGCCGGTCCCCCCCGGGgtgtccccttccctccccaagcCCCGGTCCCCCCggggtgtccccgtcccccccgcccagCGCCCGTCCCCCCGGGGTGTCCCCTTCCCCCCGCCAAGCGCCGGTCCCCGGGATGTCCCCCTCCCAGCGCCGGTCCCCCGGGatgtgtgtgtccccccgcCTCCCGGCGCTGACGGTCCCGCTGCGGCAGGCGCGGGGCTGGAGGTGCGGAgcgcggggctgcggcggcggctgccgccgGGCTGGACCGAGGCGCTGCCCTCCGAAACCCACCTGGTGCTGCGGGGACCGGCGGCGGCCCGGGCCTggccgcgggcggcggcgctgcgggGAGAGCTGCGGGAAGCGGCCGCCTGGAGCCGGGCcctgccgccgccggggccccgccgcccgccgccgctgccgctgctgcccggcggctTCGCCACCCCGCGGCCGCCCTTCTtcgccgctctgcccgggggggTGCGGGTCCGCCGGCTGGCCCTGGGGCAGGAGCACGTCCTGGCGCTGGGCGCCGCCGGGGAAGCCTACGCCTGGGGCGGTGGAAG GCACGGGCAGCTCGGCCACGGGACCCTGGAGTCAGAGCTGCAGCCGCGGCTGGTGGAGGCGTTGGCCGGTGTGCCGATGCAGGCGGTGGCGGCTGGCGGGTGGCATTCGGCCAGCGTTAGCG AGACAGGAGACCTCTACATGTGGGGCTGGAATGAGTCCGGCCAGCTGGCTCTGCCCTCCAAAGCGCTGGCGGAAGAGCGGGCACAGGACGAGGACCCGGGAGCAG GCGTTCCCGGCATTGCTGGATCTGCCCCAGGACCTGGAGGTCAGCAAG GAGGTGGCGAGCTCTACACCTGGGGCTGGG GTAAATATGGGCAGTTGGGACACAAGGACAATGCCAGCTCTGACCAGCCACGCCGTGTTGAGTACCTGGTGGCCGAAGGGTTGCGGGCAGAGGAGGTGGTGTGTGGGCCCTGGACCACCTACATCTGTGTGCTGGAGCCATGA
- the RCCD1 gene encoding RCC1 domain-containing protein 1 isoform X6 — protein sequence MAAPRRAWLVFGFSTEEAAGEPGPGPGPRRLESGPEGIRRVWPAWSYVVVETGERPPPGRCPGSPFLPRCPCCPGPAWRPVPPSALPALHRDGGVSVPRGAGPLGRCCPLRPLTPNPRNGNPHPPTAPVPRDVPFLPKRRSPRGVPVPPSQRRSPRGVPFSPPSAGPPAMSPYPVSAPVPPGVSPSLPKPRSPRGVPVPPAQRPSPRGVPFPPPSAGPRDVPLPAPVPRDVCVPPPPGADGPAAAGAGLEVRSAGLRRRLPPGWTEALPSETHLVLRGPAAARAWPRAAALRGELREAAAWSRALPPPGPRRPPPLPLLPGGFATPRPPFFAALPGGVRVRRLALGQEHVLALGAAGEAYAWGGGRHGQLGHGTLESELQPRLVEALAGVPMQAVAAGGWHSASVSETGDLYMWGWNESGQLALPSKALAEERAQDEDPGAGVPGIAGSAPGPGGQQGQLWVPAHGHHHTRWRALHLGLG from the exons ATGGCGgctccgcgccgcgcctggCTCGTCTTCGGCTTCAGCACCGAGGAGGCAGCGGGGGaaccggggccgggcccggggccgcgccgccTGGAGTCGGGTCCCGAGGGGATCCGCCGCGTCTGGCCCGCCTGGAGCTACGTGGTCGTGGAGACCGGTGAgcgcccccccccgggccggtGCCCCGGGTCCCCGTTCCTGCCGCGGTGCCCGTGCTGCCCTGGGCCGGCTTGGCGCCCGGTTCCCCCTTCCGCGCTCCCCGCGCTGCACCGGGACGGCGGGGTCTCCGTTCCCCGCGGCGCCGGTCCCCTCGGTCGGTGCTGTCCGCTGCGTCCCCTGACGCCAAACCCCCGGAATGGAAACCCTCACCCTCCCACGGCGCCGGTCCCTCGGGatgtccccttcctccccaagcGCCGGTCCCCCCGGGGagtccccgtccccccctcccagcGCCGGTCCCCCCGGGGTGTCCCCTTCTCCCCGCCAAGCGCCGGTCCCCCTGCCATGTCCCCGTACCCCGTCTCAGCGCCGGTCCCCCCCGGGgtgtccccttccctccccaagcCCCGGTCCCCCCggggtgtccccgtcccccccgcccagCGCCCGTCCCCCCGGGGTGTCCCCTTCCCCCCGCCAAGCGCCGGTCCCCGGGATGTCCCCCTCCCAGCGCCGGTCCCCCGGGatgtgtgtgtccccccgcCTCCCGGCGCTGACGGTCCCGCTGCGGCAGGCGCGGGGCTGGAGGTGCGGAgcgcggggctgcggcggcggctgccgccgGGCTGGACCGAGGCGCTGCCCTCCGAAACCCACCTGGTGCTGCGGGGACCGGCGGCGGCCCGGGCCTggccgcgggcggcggcgctgcgggGAGAGCTGCGGGAAGCGGCCGCCTGGAGCCGGGCcctgccgccgccggggccccgccgcccgccgccgctgccgctgctgcccggcggctTCGCCACCCCGCGGCCGCCCTTCTtcgccgctctgcccgggggggTGCGGGTCCGCCGGCTGGCCCTGGGGCAGGAGCACGTCCTGGCGCTGGGCGCCGCCGGGGAAGCCTACGCCTGGGGCGGTGGAAG GCACGGGCAGCTCGGCCACGGGACCCTGGAGTCAGAGCTGCAGCCGCGGCTGGTGGAGGCGTTGGCCGGTGTGCCGATGCAGGCGGTGGCGGCTGGCGGGTGGCATTCGGCCAGCGTTAGCG AGACAGGAGACCTCTACATGTGGGGCTGGAATGAGTCCGGCCAGCTGGCTCTGCCCTCCAAAGCGCTGGCGGAAGAGCGGGCACAGGACGAGGACCCGGGAGCAG GCGTTCCCGGCATTGCTGGATCTGCCCCAGGACCTGGAGGTCAGCAAGGTCAGCTGTGGGTCCCGGCACACGGCCATCATCACAC GAGGTGGCGAGCTCTACACCTGGGGCTGGG GTAA
- the RCCD1 gene encoding RCC1 domain-containing protein 1 isoform X2: MAAPRRAWLVFGFSTEEAAGEPGPGPGPRRLESGPEGIRRVWPAWSYVVVETGERPPPGRCPGSPFLPRCPCCPGPAWRPVPPSALPALHRDGGVSVPRGAGPLGRCCPLRPLTPNPRNGNPHPPTAPVPRDVPFLPKRRSPRGVPVPPSQRRSPRGVPFSPPSAGPPAMSPYPVSAPVPPGVSPSLPKPRSPRGVPVPPAQRPSPRGVPFPPPSAGPRDVPLPAPVPRDVCVPPPPGADGPAAAGAGLEVRSAGLRRRLPPGWTEALPSETHLVLRGPAAARAWPRAAALRGELREAAAWSRALPPPGPRRPPPLPLLPGGFATPRPPFFAALPGGVRVRRLALGQEHVLALGAAGEAYAWGGGRHGQLGHGTLESELQPRLVEALAGVPMQAVAAGGWHSASVSETGDLYMWGWNESGQLALPSKALAEERAQDEDPGAGDAELTPHQEQLAAEDTAFISIQAFPALLDLPQDLEVSKVSCGSRHTAIITRGGELYTWGWGKYGQLGHKDNASSDQPRRVEYLVAEGLRAEEVVCGPWTTYICVLEP; this comes from the exons ATGGCGgctccgcgccgcgcctggCTCGTCTTCGGCTTCAGCACCGAGGAGGCAGCGGGGGaaccggggccgggcccggggccgcgccgccTGGAGTCGGGTCCCGAGGGGATCCGCCGCGTCTGGCCCGCCTGGAGCTACGTGGTCGTGGAGACCGGTGAgcgcccccccccgggccggtGCCCCGGGTCCCCGTTCCTGCCGCGGTGCCCGTGCTGCCCTGGGCCGGCTTGGCGCCCGGTTCCCCCTTCCGCGCTCCCCGCGCTGCACCGGGACGGCGGGGTCTCCGTTCCCCGCGGCGCCGGTCCCCTCGGTCGGTGCTGTCCGCTGCGTCCCCTGACGCCAAACCCCCGGAATGGAAACCCTCACCCTCCCACGGCGCCGGTCCCTCGGGatgtccccttcctccccaagcGCCGGTCCCCCCGGGGagtccccgtccccccctcccagcGCCGGTCCCCCCGGGGTGTCCCCTTCTCCCCGCCAAGCGCCGGTCCCCCTGCCATGTCCCCGTACCCCGTCTCAGCGCCGGTCCCCCCCGGGgtgtccccttccctccccaagcCCCGGTCCCCCCggggtgtccccgtcccccccgcccagCGCCCGTCCCCCCGGGGTGTCCCCTTCCCCCCGCCAAGCGCCGGTCCCCGGGATGTCCCCCTCCCAGCGCCGGTCCCCCGGGatgtgtgtgtccccccgcCTCCCGGCGCTGACGGTCCCGCTGCGGCAGGCGCGGGGCTGGAGGTGCGGAgcgcggggctgcggcggcggctgccgccgGGCTGGACCGAGGCGCTGCCCTCCGAAACCCACCTGGTGCTGCGGGGACCGGCGGCGGCCCGGGCCTggccgcgggcggcggcgctgcgggGAGAGCTGCGGGAAGCGGCCGCCTGGAGCCGGGCcctgccgccgccggggccccgccgcccgccgccgctgccgctgctgcccggcggctTCGCCACCCCGCGGCCGCCCTTCTtcgccgctctgcccgggggggTGCGGGTCCGCCGGCTGGCCCTGGGGCAGGAGCACGTCCTGGCGCTGGGCGCCGCCGGGGAAGCCTACGCCTGGGGCGGTGGAAG GCACGGGCAGCTCGGCCACGGGACCCTGGAGTCAGAGCTGCAGCCGCGGCTGGTGGAGGCGTTGGCCGGTGTGCCGATGCAGGCGGTGGCGGCTGGCGGGTGGCATTCGGCCAGCGTTAGCG AGACAGGAGACCTCTACATGTGGGGCTGGAATGAGTCCGGCCAGCTGGCTCTGCCCTCCAAAGCGCTGGCGGAAGAGCGGGCACAGGACGAGGACCCGGGAGCAG GGGACGCTGAGCTGACGCCCCATCAGGAGCAGCTGGCTGCTGAGGACACCGCATTCATTTCCATCCAGGCGTTCCCGGCATTGCTGGATCTGCCCCAGGACCTGGAGGTCAGCAAGGTCAGCTGTGGGTCCCGGCACACGGCCATCATCACAC GAGGTGGCGAGCTCTACACCTGGGGCTGGG GTAAATATGGGCAGTTGGGACACAAGGACAATGCCAGCTCTGACCAGCCACGCCGTGTTGAGTACCTGGTGGCCGAAGGGTTGCGGGCAGAGGAGGTGGTGTGTGGGCCCTGGACCACCTACATCTGTGTGCTGGAGCCATGA
- the RCCD1 gene encoding RCC1 domain-containing protein 1 isoform X3: protein MAAPRRAWLVFGFSTEEAAGEPGPGPGPRRLESGPEGIRRVWPAWSYVVVETGERPPPGRCPGSPFLPRCPCCPGPAWRPVPPSALPALHRDGGVSVPRGAGPLGRCCPLRPLTPNPRNGNPHPPTAPVPRDVPFLPKRRSPRGVPVPPSQRRSPRGVPFSPPSAGPPAMSPYPVSAPVPPGVSPSLPKPRSPRGVPVPPAQRPSPRGVPFPPPSAGPRDVPLPAPVPRDVCVPPPPGADGPAAAGAGLEVRSAGLRRRLPPGWTEALPSETHLVLRGPAAARAWPRAAALRGELREAAAWSRALPPPGPRRPPPLPLLPGGFATPRPPFFAALPGGVRVRRLALGQEHVLALGAAGEAYAWGGGRHGQLGHGTLESELQPRLVEALAGVPMQAVAAGGWHSASVSETGDLYMWGWNESGQLALPSKALAEERAQDEDPGAGDAELTPHQEQLAAEDTAFISIQAFPALLDLPQDLEVSKVSCGSRHTAIITRKYGQLGHKDNASSDQPRRVEYLVAEGLRAEEVVCGPWTTYICVLEP from the exons ATGGCGgctccgcgccgcgcctggCTCGTCTTCGGCTTCAGCACCGAGGAGGCAGCGGGGGaaccggggccgggcccggggccgcgccgccTGGAGTCGGGTCCCGAGGGGATCCGCCGCGTCTGGCCCGCCTGGAGCTACGTGGTCGTGGAGACCGGTGAgcgcccccccccgggccggtGCCCCGGGTCCCCGTTCCTGCCGCGGTGCCCGTGCTGCCCTGGGCCGGCTTGGCGCCCGGTTCCCCCTTCCGCGCTCCCCGCGCTGCACCGGGACGGCGGGGTCTCCGTTCCCCGCGGCGCCGGTCCCCTCGGTCGGTGCTGTCCGCTGCGTCCCCTGACGCCAAACCCCCGGAATGGAAACCCTCACCCTCCCACGGCGCCGGTCCCTCGGGatgtccccttcctccccaagcGCCGGTCCCCCCGGGGagtccccgtccccccctcccagcGCCGGTCCCCCCGGGGTGTCCCCTTCTCCCCGCCAAGCGCCGGTCCCCCTGCCATGTCCCCGTACCCCGTCTCAGCGCCGGTCCCCCCCGGGgtgtccccttccctccccaagcCCCGGTCCCCCCggggtgtccccgtcccccccgcccagCGCCCGTCCCCCCGGGGTGTCCCCTTCCCCCCGCCAAGCGCCGGTCCCCGGGATGTCCCCCTCCCAGCGCCGGTCCCCCGGGatgtgtgtgtccccccgcCTCCCGGCGCTGACGGTCCCGCTGCGGCAGGCGCGGGGCTGGAGGTGCGGAgcgcggggctgcggcggcggctgccgccgGGCTGGACCGAGGCGCTGCCCTCCGAAACCCACCTGGTGCTGCGGGGACCGGCGGCGGCCCGGGCCTggccgcgggcggcggcgctgcgggGAGAGCTGCGGGAAGCGGCCGCCTGGAGCCGGGCcctgccgccgccggggccccgccgcccgccgccgctgccgctgctgcccggcggctTCGCCACCCCGCGGCCGCCCTTCTtcgccgctctgcccgggggggTGCGGGTCCGCCGGCTGGCCCTGGGGCAGGAGCACGTCCTGGCGCTGGGCGCCGCCGGGGAAGCCTACGCCTGGGGCGGTGGAAG GCACGGGCAGCTCGGCCACGGGACCCTGGAGTCAGAGCTGCAGCCGCGGCTGGTGGAGGCGTTGGCCGGTGTGCCGATGCAGGCGGTGGCGGCTGGCGGGTGGCATTCGGCCAGCGTTAGCG AGACAGGAGACCTCTACATGTGGGGCTGGAATGAGTCCGGCCAGCTGGCTCTGCCCTCCAAAGCGCTGGCGGAAGAGCGGGCACAGGACGAGGACCCGGGAGCAG GGGACGCTGAGCTGACGCCCCATCAGGAGCAGCTGGCTGCTGAGGACACCGCATTCATTTCCATCCAGGCGTTCCCGGCATTGCTGGATCTGCCCCAGGACCTGGAGGTCAGCAAGGTCAGCTGTGGGTCCCGGCACACGGCCATCATCACAC GTAAATATGGGCAGTTGGGACACAAGGACAATGCCAGCTCTGACCAGCCACGCCGTGTTGAGTACCTGGTGGCCGAAGGGTTGCGGGCAGAGGAGGTGGTGTGTGGGCCCTGGACCACCTACATCTGTGTGCTGGAGCCATGA
- the RCCD1 gene encoding RCC1 domain-containing protein 1 isoform X7 produces the protein MAAPRRAWLVFGFSTEEAAGEPGPGPGPRRLESGPEGIRRVWPAWSYVVVETGERPPPGRCPGSPFLPRCPCCPGPAWRPVPPSALPALHRDGGVSVPRGAGPLGRCCPLRPLTPNPRNGNPHPPTAPVPRDVPFLPKRRSPRGVPVPPSQRRSPRGVPFSPPSAGPPAMSPYPVSAPVPPGVSPSLPKPRSPRGVPVPPAQRPSPRGVPFPPPSAGPRDVPLPAPVPRDVCVPPPPGADGPAAAGAGLEVRSAGLRRRLPPGWTEALPSETHLVLRGPAAARAWPRAAALRGELREAAAWSRALPPPGPRRPPPLPLLPGGFATPRPPFFAALPGGVRVRRLALGQEHVLALGAAGEAYAWGGGRHGQLGHGTLESELQPRLVEALAGVPMQAVAAGGWHSASVSETGDLYMWGWNESGQLALPSKALAEERAQDEDPGAGVPGIAGSAPGPGGQQGQLWVPAHGHHHT, from the exons ATGGCGgctccgcgccgcgcctggCTCGTCTTCGGCTTCAGCACCGAGGAGGCAGCGGGGGaaccggggccgggcccggggccgcgccgccTGGAGTCGGGTCCCGAGGGGATCCGCCGCGTCTGGCCCGCCTGGAGCTACGTGGTCGTGGAGACCGGTGAgcgcccccccccgggccggtGCCCCGGGTCCCCGTTCCTGCCGCGGTGCCCGTGCTGCCCTGGGCCGGCTTGGCGCCCGGTTCCCCCTTCCGCGCTCCCCGCGCTGCACCGGGACGGCGGGGTCTCCGTTCCCCGCGGCGCCGGTCCCCTCGGTCGGTGCTGTCCGCTGCGTCCCCTGACGCCAAACCCCCGGAATGGAAACCCTCACCCTCCCACGGCGCCGGTCCCTCGGGatgtccccttcctccccaagcGCCGGTCCCCCCGGGGagtccccgtccccccctcccagcGCCGGTCCCCCCGGGGTGTCCCCTTCTCCCCGCCAAGCGCCGGTCCCCCTGCCATGTCCCCGTACCCCGTCTCAGCGCCGGTCCCCCCCGGGgtgtccccttccctccccaagcCCCGGTCCCCCCggggtgtccccgtcccccccgcccagCGCCCGTCCCCCCGGGGTGTCCCCTTCCCCCCGCCAAGCGCCGGTCCCCGGGATGTCCCCCTCCCAGCGCCGGTCCCCCGGGatgtgtgtgtccccccgcCTCCCGGCGCTGACGGTCCCGCTGCGGCAGGCGCGGGGCTGGAGGTGCGGAgcgcggggctgcggcggcggctgccgccgGGCTGGACCGAGGCGCTGCCCTCCGAAACCCACCTGGTGCTGCGGGGACCGGCGGCGGCCCGGGCCTggccgcgggcggcggcgctgcgggGAGAGCTGCGGGAAGCGGCCGCCTGGAGCCGGGCcctgccgccgccggggccccgccgcccgccgccgctgccgctgctgcccggcggctTCGCCACCCCGCGGCCGCCCTTCTtcgccgctctgcccgggggggTGCGGGTCCGCCGGCTGGCCCTGGGGCAGGAGCACGTCCTGGCGCTGGGCGCCGCCGGGGAAGCCTACGCCTGGGGCGGTGGAAG GCACGGGCAGCTCGGCCACGGGACCCTGGAGTCAGAGCTGCAGCCGCGGCTGGTGGAGGCGTTGGCCGGTGTGCCGATGCAGGCGGTGGCGGCTGGCGGGTGGCATTCGGCCAGCGTTAGCG AGACAGGAGACCTCTACATGTGGGGCTGGAATGAGTCCGGCCAGCTGGCTCTGCCCTCCAAAGCGCTGGCGGAAGAGCGGGCACAGGACGAGGACCCGGGAGCAG GCGTTCCCGGCATTGCTGGATCTGCCCCAGGACCTGGAGGTCAGCAAGGTCAGCTGTGGGTCCCGGCACACGGCCATCATCACAC GTAA
- the RCCD1 gene encoding RCC1 domain-containing protein 1 isoform X8 codes for MAAPRRAWLVFGFSTEEAAGEPGPGPGPRRLESGPEGIRRVWPAWSYVVVETGAGLEVRSAGLRRRLPPGWTEALPSETHLVLRGPAAARAWPRAAALRGELREAAAWSRALPPPGPRRPPPLPLLPGGFATPRPPFFAALPGGVRVRRLALGQEHVLALGAAGEAYAWGGGRHGQLGHGTLESELQPRLVEALAGVPMQAVAAGGWHSASVSETGDLYMWGWNESGQLALPSKALAEERAQDEDPGAGDAELTPHQEQLAAEDTAFISIQAFPALLDLPQDLEVSKVSCGSRHTAIITRGGELYTWGWGKYGQLGHKDNASSDQPRRVEYLVAEGLRAEEVVCGPWTTYICVLEP; via the exons ATGGCGgctccgcgccgcgcctggCTCGTCTTCGGCTTCAGCACCGAGGAGGCAGCGGGGGaaccggggccgggcccggggccgcgccgccTGGAGTCGGGTCCCGAGGGGATCCGCCGCGTCTGGCCCGCCTGGAGCTACGTGGTCGTGGAGACCG GCGCGGGGCTGGAGGTGCGGAgcgcggggctgcggcggcggctgccgccgGGCTGGACCGAGGCGCTGCCCTCCGAAACCCACCTGGTGCTGCGGGGACCGGCGGCGGCCCGGGCCTggccgcgggcggcggcgctgcgggGAGAGCTGCGGGAAGCGGCCGCCTGGAGCCGGGCcctgccgccgccggggccccgccgcccgccgccgctgccgctgctgcccggcggctTCGCCACCCCGCGGCCGCCCTTCTtcgccgctctgcccgggggggTGCGGGTCCGCCGGCTGGCCCTGGGGCAGGAGCACGTCCTGGCGCTGGGCGCCGCCGGGGAAGCCTACGCCTGGGGCGGTGGAAG GCACGGGCAGCTCGGCCACGGGACCCTGGAGTCAGAGCTGCAGCCGCGGCTGGTGGAGGCGTTGGCCGGTGTGCCGATGCAGGCGGTGGCGGCTGGCGGGTGGCATTCGGCCAGCGTTAGCG AGACAGGAGACCTCTACATGTGGGGCTGGAATGAGTCCGGCCAGCTGGCTCTGCCCTCCAAAGCGCTGGCGGAAGAGCGGGCACAGGACGAGGACCCGGGAGCAG GGGACGCTGAGCTGACGCCCCATCAGGAGCAGCTGGCTGCTGAGGACACCGCATTCATTTCCATCCAGGCGTTCCCGGCATTGCTGGATCTGCCCCAGGACCTGGAGGTCAGCAAGGTCAGCTGTGGGTCCCGGCACACGGCCATCATCACAC GAGGTGGCGAGCTCTACACCTGGGGCTGGG GTAAATATGGGCAGTTGGGACACAAGGACAATGCCAGCTCTGACCAGCCACGCCGTGTTGAGTACCTGGTGGCCGAAGGGTTGCGGGCAGAGGAGGTGGTGTGTGGGCCCTGGACCACCTACATCTGTGTGCTGGAGCCATGA
- the RCCD1 gene encoding RCC1 domain-containing protein 1 isoform X1, with product MAAPRRAWLVFGFSTEEAAGEPGPGPGPRRLESGPEGIRRVWPAWSYVVVETGERPPPGRCPGSPFLPRCPCCPGPAWRPVPPSALPALHRDGGVSVPRGAGPLGRCCPLRPLTPNPRNGNPHPPTAPVPRDVPFLPKRRSPRGVPVPPSQRRSPRGVPFSPPSAGPPAMSPYPVSAPVPPGVSPSLPKPRSPRGVPVPPAQRPSPRGVPFPPPSAGPRDVPLPAPVPRDVCVPPPPGADGPAAAGAGLEVRSAGLRRRLPPGWTEALPSETHLVLRGPAAARAWPRAAALRGELREAAAWSRALPPPGPRRPPPLPLLPGGFATPRPPFFAALPGGVRVRRLALGQEHVLALGAAGEAYAWGGGRHGQLGHGTLESELQPRLVEALAGVPMQAVAAGGWHSASVSETGDLYMWGWNESGQLALPSKALAEERAQDEDPGAGDAELTPHQEQLAAEDTAFISIQAFPALLDLPQDLEVSKEVASSTPGAGVNMGSWDTRTMPALTSHAVLSTWWPKGCGQRRWCVGPGPPTSVCWSHEGPKAPRCPPAVCSKEDTGKLCSCVPLLGPAPAPLCPQRWAGDAPRQDRARFSP from the exons ATGGCGgctccgcgccgcgcctggCTCGTCTTCGGCTTCAGCACCGAGGAGGCAGCGGGGGaaccggggccgggcccggggccgcgccgccTGGAGTCGGGTCCCGAGGGGATCCGCCGCGTCTGGCCCGCCTGGAGCTACGTGGTCGTGGAGACCGGTGAgcgcccccccccgggccggtGCCCCGGGTCCCCGTTCCTGCCGCGGTGCCCGTGCTGCCCTGGGCCGGCTTGGCGCCCGGTTCCCCCTTCCGCGCTCCCCGCGCTGCACCGGGACGGCGGGGTCTCCGTTCCCCGCGGCGCCGGTCCCCTCGGTCGGTGCTGTCCGCTGCGTCCCCTGACGCCAAACCCCCGGAATGGAAACCCTCACCCTCCCACGGCGCCGGTCCCTCGGGatgtccccttcctccccaagcGCCGGTCCCCCCGGGGagtccccgtccccccctcccagcGCCGGTCCCCCCGGGGTGTCCCCTTCTCCCCGCCAAGCGCCGGTCCCCCTGCCATGTCCCCGTACCCCGTCTCAGCGCCGGTCCCCCCCGGGgtgtccccttccctccccaagcCCCGGTCCCCCCggggtgtccccgtcccccccgcccagCGCCCGTCCCCCCGGGGTGTCCCCTTCCCCCCGCCAAGCGCCGGTCCCCGGGATGTCCCCCTCCCAGCGCCGGTCCCCCGGGatgtgtgtgtccccccgcCTCCCGGCGCTGACGGTCCCGCTGCGGCAGGCGCGGGGCTGGAGGTGCGGAgcgcggggctgcggcggcggctgccgccgGGCTGGACCGAGGCGCTGCCCTCCGAAACCCACCTGGTGCTGCGGGGACCGGCGGCGGCCCGGGCCTggccgcgggcggcggcgctgcgggGAGAGCTGCGGGAAGCGGCCGCCTGGAGCCGGGCcctgccgccgccggggccccgccgcccgccgccgctgccgctgctgcccggcggctTCGCCACCCCGCGGCCGCCCTTCTtcgccgctctgcccgggggggTGCGGGTCCGCCGGCTGGCCCTGGGGCAGGAGCACGTCCTGGCGCTGGGCGCCGCCGGGGAAGCCTACGCCTGGGGCGGTGGAAG GCACGGGCAGCTCGGCCACGGGACCCTGGAGTCAGAGCTGCAGCCGCGGCTGGTGGAGGCGTTGGCCGGTGTGCCGATGCAGGCGGTGGCGGCTGGCGGGTGGCATTCGGCCAGCGTTAGCG AGACAGGAGACCTCTACATGTGGGGCTGGAATGAGTCCGGCCAGCTGGCTCTGCCCTCCAAAGCGCTGGCGGAAGAGCGGGCACAGGACGAGGACCCGGGAGCAG GGGACGCTGAGCTGACGCCCCATCAGGAGCAGCTGGCTGCTGAGGACACCGCATTCATTTCCATCCAGGCGTTCCCGGCATTGCTGGATCTGCCCCAGGACCTGGAGGTCAGCAAG GAGGTGGCGAGCTCTACACCTGGGGCTGGG GTAAATATGGGCAGTTGGGACACAAGGACAATGCCAGCTCTGACCAGCCACGCCGTGTTGAGTACCTGGTGGCCGAAGGGTTGCGGGCAGAGGAGGTGGTGTGTGGGCCCTGGACCACCTACATCTGTGTGCTGGAGCCATGAGGGCCCCAAAGCCCCCCGCTGTCCCCCAGCTGTCTGCAGTAAGGAAGACACAGGCAAGCTCTGCTCCTGCGTGCCGCTGCTAGGACCAGCCCCAGCACCACTCTGCCCTCAGAGATGGGCAGGCGATGCCCCAAGACAGGATCGGGCCAGGTTTAGCCCATAG